In Sebastes fasciatus isolate fSebFas1 chromosome 15, fSebFas1.pri, whole genome shotgun sequence, a genomic segment contains:
- the gabrg1 gene encoding gamma-aminobutyric acid receptor subunit gamma-1 yields the protein MRRLFVRAVQHGAMNPWLLLSLLGICAAFGPSTQEDEDYEDVPINKTWVLSPKVYESDVTMILNKLLEGYDNKLRPDIGVRPTVIEAAVYINSIGPVDPINMEYTIDIFFAQTWYDSRLKFNSSMKLLMLNSNMVGKIWIPDTFFRNSRKSDAHWITTPNRLLRLWSNGRVMYTLRLTINAECYLKLHNFPMDEHSCPLEFSSYGYPKNEIMYRWQRRAVEVADQRYWRLYQFAFVGMRNSTFVAHTQSGEYVIMTIFFDLSRRMGYFTIQTYIPCSMIVVLSWVSFWINKDAVPARTSLGITTVLTMTTLSTISRKSLPKVSYVTAMDLFVSVCFIFTFAALMEYGTLHYFTSNRQTKKTKGNNNTQKSSSMVNLRPGTSLLQMNSIVPYHEEPDYAYECLDGKDCSSFFCCFDDCRSGAWRENRMHVRVSKIDSYARIFFPTAFGLFNVVYWIGYLYL from the exons ATGAGGCGGCTTTTTGTCAGAGCTGTGCAGCACGGAGCGATGAACCCCTGGCTGCTTCTGTCTCTCCTCGGAATCTG TGCAGCATTCGGACCCAGTACACAGGAAGACGAGGACTACGAAGACGTGCCCATAAATAAGACGTGGGTCTTATCGCCGAAAGTCTACGAAAGCGATGTGACTATGATCCTAAACAAACTTCTGGAGGGCTATGACAACAAACTGCGGCCCGACATCGGAG TGAGGCCGACAGTGATTGAAGCAGCTGTGTATATCAACAGCATTGGACCAGTGGACCCCATCAACATG GAATACACCATTGACATCTTCTTTGCCCAGACATGGTATGACAGCCGACTGAAGTTCAACAGCTCGATGAAGCTGCTCATGCTCAACAGTAACATGGTAGGCAAAATCTGGATTCCCGACACATTCTTCAGGAATTCCCGCAAATCAGACGCCCACTGGATCACCACTCCCAACCGCCTCCTGAGGCTGTGGAGCAATGGTAGAGTCATGTACACGCTGAG GTTGACTATTAATGCGGAGTGTTACCTTAAGCTGCATAACTTTCCAATGGATGAACATTCGTGTCCACTGGAGTTTTCAAGCT ATGGTTATCCCAAAAATGAGATCATGTATCGGTGGCAGAGACGGGCAGTGGAGGTGGCAGACCAGCGGTACTGGAGGCTTTACCAATTTGCCTTCGTAGGGATGAGGAACTCCACTTTTGTGGCTCACACCCAGTCAG GGGAATATGTAATCATGACGATCTTTTTCGACCTGAGTCGGAGAATGGGCTACTTCACCATCCAGACGTACATTCCCTGCAGTATGATCGTGGTCTTGTCCTGGGTCTCCTTCTGGATCAACAAGGATGCCGTCCCAGCCCGCACATCTCTAG GTATCACCACAGTGCTCACAATGACGACTCTAAGCACCATCTCCAGGAAGTCCCTGCCCAAGGTTTCTTATGTCACCGCCATGGACCTGTTCGTCTCTGTCTGCTTCATCTTCACCTTCGCTGCCCTCATGGAGTACGGCACTCTGCACTACTTCACCAGCAACAGACAGACTAAGAAGACTAAAGGCAACaataacacacag AAATCATCCAGCATGGTGAATCTCCGACCCGGCACGTCCCTGCTGCAGATGAACAGCATCGTGCCCTACCACGAGGAGCCTGACTATGCTTACGAGTGTTTGGATGGAAAAGACTGCTCcagcttcttctgctgcttcgaCGACTGCCGCTCAGGTGCCTGGCGCGAAAACAGGATGCATGTGCGGGTTTCCAAGATTGATTCTTACGCACGAATATTCTTCCCCACTGCTTTTGGCCTTTTCAATGTGGTTTATTGGATAGGTTATCTGTATCTATAA